In the Tenrec ecaudatus isolate mTenEca1 chromosome 16, mTenEca1.hap1, whole genome shotgun sequence genome, one interval contains:
- the ZDHHC16 gene encoding palmitoyltransferase ZDHHC16 isoform X1, with product MRGQRSLLLGPARLCLRLLLLLGYRRRCPPLLRGLVQRWRYGKVCLRSLMYNSFGGSDTAVEAAFEPVYWLVDNVIRWFGVVFVVLVVVLTSSIVAIAYLCVLPLILQTYSVPRLCWHFFYSHWNLILIVFHYYQAITTPPGYPPQGRNGIATVSICKKCIYPKPARTHHCSICNRCVLKMDHHCPWLNNCVGHYNHRYFFSFCFFMTLGCVYCSYGSWDLFREAYAAIEKMKQLDKTKLQAGANQTYHQTPPPTFSFRERITHKSLIYLWFLCSSVALALGALTAWHAVLISRGETSIERHINKKERRRLQAKGRAFRNPYNYGCVDNWKVFLGVDTGRHWLTRVLLPSSHLPHGNGMSWDPPPCVAAPSASVMAV from the exons ATGCGGGGCCAGCGGAGCCTGCTGCTGGGCCCCGCCCGCCTCTGCCTTCGCCTGCTTCTGCTCCTGGGCTACCGTCGTCGCTGCCCCCCGCTGCTCCGGGGCCTGGTCCAGCGCTGGCGCTACGGCAAGGTCTGCCTGCGCTCCCTGATGTACAACTCCTTTGGGGGCAGCGACACGGCTGTCGAAGCTGCCTTTGAGCCGGTCTACTGGCTGGTGGACAACGTGATCCGCTGGTTCGGGGTG GTGTTCGTGGTGCTGGTGGTTGTGCTGACCAGCTCCATCGTGGCCATTGCCTACCTGTGTGTCCTGCCCCTCATCCTGCAAACCTACTCGGTGCCACGGCTCTGCTGGCACTTCTTCTACAGCCACTGGAATCTGATCCTCATCGTCTTCCATTACTACCAGGCCATCACCACACCACCTGGATACCCCCCCCAG GGCAGGAATGGCATTGCCACGGTCTCCATCTGTAAGAAGTGCATTTACCCCAAGCCGGCACGGACGCACCACTGCAGCATCTGTAACAG GTGTGTGCTGAAGATGGACCACCACTGCC CCTGGCTCAACAACTGTGTGGGTCACTATAACCACCGGTACTTCTTCTCCTTCTGCTTCTTCATGACGCTGGGCTGTGTCTACTGCAGCTATGGGAGCTGGGACCTCTTCCGGGAGGCTTATGCTGCCATTGAG AAAATGAAACAGCTCGACAAGACCAAACTGCAGGCGGGTGCTAACCAG actTACCACCAGACCCCACCACCCACCTTCTCCTTTCGAGAAAGGATAACTCACAAGAGTCTTATCTAcctctggttcctgtgcag ttCTGTGGCACTCGCCCTGGGTGCCCTGACTGCCTGGCACGCTGTTCTCATCAGCCGAGGGGAGACGAGCATCGAGCGGCACATCAACAAGAAGGAGCGACGGCGGCTTCAGGCCAAGGGCAGA GCATTTAGGAATCCATATAACTACGGCTGTGTGGACAACTGGAAGGTGTTCCTGGGCGTGGACACGGGGAG GCACTGGCTCACCCGGGTGCTGCTGCCTTCCAGCCACCTGCCCCATGGGAACGGCATGAGCTGGGACCCCCCTCCCTGCGTGGCCGCTCCCTCAGCCTCTGTGATGGCCGTGTGA
- the ZDHHC16 gene encoding palmitoyltransferase ZDHHC16 isoform X2, with the protein MRGQRSLLLGPARLCLRLLLLLGYRRRCPPLLRGLVQRWRYGKVCLRSLMYNSFGGSDTAVEAAFEPVYWLVDNVIRWFGVVFVVLVVVLTSSIVAIAYLCVLPLILQTYSVPRLCWHFFYSHWNLILIVFHYYQAITTPPGYPPQGRNGIATVSICKKCIYPKPARTHHCSICNRCVLKMDHHCPWLNNCVGHYNHRYFFSFCFFMTLGCVYCSYGSWDLFREAYAAIETYHQTPPPTFSFRERITHKSLIYLWFLCSSVALALGALTAWHAVLISRGETSIERHINKKERRRLQAKGRAFRNPYNYGCVDNWKVFLGVDTGRHWLTRVLLPSSHLPHGNGMSWDPPPCVAAPSASVMAV; encoded by the exons ATGCGGGGCCAGCGGAGCCTGCTGCTGGGCCCCGCCCGCCTCTGCCTTCGCCTGCTTCTGCTCCTGGGCTACCGTCGTCGCTGCCCCCCGCTGCTCCGGGGCCTGGTCCAGCGCTGGCGCTACGGCAAGGTCTGCCTGCGCTCCCTGATGTACAACTCCTTTGGGGGCAGCGACACGGCTGTCGAAGCTGCCTTTGAGCCGGTCTACTGGCTGGTGGACAACGTGATCCGCTGGTTCGGGGTG GTGTTCGTGGTGCTGGTGGTTGTGCTGACCAGCTCCATCGTGGCCATTGCCTACCTGTGTGTCCTGCCCCTCATCCTGCAAACCTACTCGGTGCCACGGCTCTGCTGGCACTTCTTCTACAGCCACTGGAATCTGATCCTCATCGTCTTCCATTACTACCAGGCCATCACCACACCACCTGGATACCCCCCCCAG GGCAGGAATGGCATTGCCACGGTCTCCATCTGTAAGAAGTGCATTTACCCCAAGCCGGCACGGACGCACCACTGCAGCATCTGTAACAG GTGTGTGCTGAAGATGGACCACCACTGCC CCTGGCTCAACAACTGTGTGGGTCACTATAACCACCGGTACTTCTTCTCCTTCTGCTTCTTCATGACGCTGGGCTGTGTCTACTGCAGCTATGGGAGCTGGGACCTCTTCCGGGAGGCTTATGCTGCCATTGAG actTACCACCAGACCCCACCACCCACCTTCTCCTTTCGAGAAAGGATAACTCACAAGAGTCTTATCTAcctctggttcctgtgcag ttCTGTGGCACTCGCCCTGGGTGCCCTGACTGCCTGGCACGCTGTTCTCATCAGCCGAGGGGAGACGAGCATCGAGCGGCACATCAACAAGAAGGAGCGACGGCGGCTTCAGGCCAAGGGCAGA GCATTTAGGAATCCATATAACTACGGCTGTGTGGACAACTGGAAGGTGTTCCTGGGCGTGGACACGGGGAG GCACTGGCTCACCCGGGTGCTGCTGCCTTCCAGCCACCTGCCCCATGGGAACGGCATGAGCTGGGACCCCCCTCCCTGCGTGGCCGCTCCCTCAGCCTCTGTGATGGCCGTGTGA
- the MMS19 gene encoding MMS19 nucleotide excision repair protein homolog isoform X1, whose amino-acid sequence MAAAAALEAAAPTGALWGLVQDFVTGQQEGPADQVAADVKAGSYTVLHVVEALGSSLENPEPRTRARGIQLLSQVLLHCHSLLLEKEVVHLVMFYENRLKDHHLVIPPVLQGLRALSLCVALPPGLAVSVLKAIFQEVHVQSLPQVDRHTIYSIITNFMQTREEELKGLGADFTFGFIQVMDGEKDPRNLLVAFFIAHDLISKDYSLGPFVEELFEVTSCYFPIDFTPPPNDPHGIQREDLILSLRAVLASTPRFAEFLLPLLIEKVDSEMLSAKLDSLQTLSACCAVCGQEELKDFLPSLWASVRREVFQTASERVEAEGLAALHSLTACLSRSVLRADAEDHLDSFLRSILQDCRHHLCEPDMKLVWPSAKLLQAAAGASARACEHITSNVLPLLLEQFHRHGQSSQRRTILEMMLGFLKLQQKWGSEDKEERPLSGFKDQLCSLVFMTLTDPSTQLQLVGIRTLTVLGAQPDLLSSEDLELAVGHLYRLSFLEEESQSCRVAAMEASGSLATLYPVAFSRHLVPKLAKELSAEESDLTRGEEPSKCPRHLLCLQALSAVSTHPSLLEETLPLLLQHLWQMNKGNRAARSSDVIAVCQSLQQVAEKCQQDPKSCWYFHQTAVPCLLALAVQASMPEGPPSVLRKVLLEEEVLAAMVSVISTATTHLSPDVASQSAARIVPLFLDGDTSFLPENSFPCRFQPFQDGPSGQRRLVALLMAFVCSLPRNVEVPQLNQLMRELLQLSCSHSCPFSSTAAAKCFAGLLNKHPAGQQLDEFLQLAVDKVEAGLGSGPCRIPAFTLLLWVTKALVLRYHPLSSRLTDRLMGLLSDPELGPTAADGFSLLMSDCSDVLTRAGHAEVRIMFRQRFFTDNVPALVQGFHAAAQDVKPNYLKGLSYVLNRLPKPVLLPELPTLLSLLLEALSCTDCVVQLSTLSCLQPLLLEAPQVMSLHVDTLVTKFLNLSSSPSMAVRMAALQCMHALTRLPVPVLLPYKPQVIRALAKPLDDKKRLVRKEAVSARGEWFLLGSPGS is encoded by the exons GTCCTCCCTAGAAAATCCAGAACCGCGAACTCGGGCCCGAGGAATCCAGCTGCTGTCGCAGGTGCTGCTCCACTGTCACTCCTTGCTCCTGGAAAAGGAAG TGGTGCACCTGGTCATGTTCTATGAGAACCGGCTGAAGGACCACCATCTCGTGATCccgcctgtcctgcagggcctgaGGGCACTG agcctgtgtgtggccCTGCCTCCAGGGCTGGCCGTCTCTGTGCTTAAAGCCATCTTCCAGGAGGTGCACGTACAG tcCCTGCCACAGGTGGACCGACATACCATCTACAGTATCATCACCAACTTCATGCAGACCCGGGAGGAAG AGCTGAAGGGTCTAGGAGCTGACTTCACCTTTGGCTTCATCCAGGTGATGGATGGGGAAAAGGACCCCCGTAATCTTCTGGTGGCCTTCTTCATCGCCCATGACCTCATCTCCAAAGACTATAGCCTCG GGCCCTTCGTGGAAGAGTTGTTTGAAGTGACATCCTGTTATTTTCCTATTGATTTTACGCCT CCCCCTAACGATCCCCATGGCATCCAGAGGGAAGACCTGATCCTGAGTCTTCGGGCTGTGCTGGCTTCAACACCCCGGTTTGCAGAG TTCCTGCTGCCCCTTCTGATCGAGAAAGTGGATTCCGAGATGCTGAGTGCCAAGCTTGATTCTCTGCAGACGCTA AGTGCTTGCTGTGCCGTGTGTGGACAGGAGGAGCTGAAGGACTTCCTCCccagcctgtgggcttctgtgCGCAGAGAG gtgttCCAGACAGCCAGTGAGCGGGTGGAGGCAGAGGGCCTGGCAGCCCTCCACTCCCTGACTGCATGTCTGTCCCGCTCTGTGCTGAGGGCTGATGCTGAGGACCACCTTGACTCCTTCCTCAGGAGCATCCTACAGG ACTGCAGGCACCATCTCTGTGAACCCGACATGAAGCTGGTATGGCCTAGCGCCAAGCTGTTGCAGGCAGCCGCTGGGGCGTCTGCCCGGGcctgtgagcacatcaccagcAACGTCCTGCCTTTGCTGCTGGAGCAGTTCCACAGGCACGGTCAG AGCAGCCAGCGGCGGACAATCCTTGAAATGATGCTGGGGTTTTTGAAGCTGCAGCAGAAATGGGGCTCTGAGGATAAAG aggaaaggcctctGAGTGGCTTCAAGGATCAGCTGTGCTCACTGGTGTTCATGACCCTGACAGACCCcagcacccagcttcagcttgTTGGCATCCGTACACTCACAGTCCTGGGTGCCCAACCAG ATCTCCTGTCTTCTGAGGACTTGGAGCTGGCAGTGGGCCACCTGTACAGGCTGAGTTTCCTGGAGGAGGAGTCCCAGAGTTG cAGGGTGGCAGCAATGGAAGCATCAGGAAGCCTAGCCACTCTCTACCCTGTGGCCTTCAGCCGCCATCTAGTGCCCAAGCTTGCCAAGGAGCTGAGTGCCG AGGAGTCAGATTTGACTAGAGGTGAAGAGCCCTCCAAATGCCCACGGCATCTGCTCTGTCTGCAAGCTCTGTCTGCTGTATCAACACATCCCAGCCTGCTCGAGGAGACCCTCCCACTGCTGCTCCAGCATCTCTGGCAGATGAACAAAG GCAACCGGGCTGCGCGATCCAGTGACGTTATTGCTGTCTGTCAAAGCCTACAGCAGGTGGCCGAAAAATGCCAGCAGGACCCCAAGAGCTGCTGGTATTTCCATCAGACGGCTGTCCCTTGCCTGCTTGCCCTGGCGGTGCAGGCATCCATGCCAG AGGGGCCGCCGTCGGTGCTCAGGAAAGTGCTGTTGGAGGAGGAGGTCCTGGCTGCCATGGTGTCTGTCATTAGCACAGCCACCACCCACCTGAGCCCTGA CGTAGCCTCCCAGAGTGCAGCGCGCATCGTACCCCTCTTCCTGGACGGCGACACCTCCTTCCTGCCAGAAAacagcttcccttgcagattccaGCCATTCCAG gATGGCCCCTCAGGGCAGAGGCGGCTGGTGGCCCTGCTCATGGCATTCGTCTGCTCCCTGCCGAGAAAT GTGGAAGTCCCTCAGCTGAACCAACTCATGCGGGAGCTTCTCCAGCTGAGCTGCAGCCACAGTTGCCCCTTCTCCTCCACTGCTGCTGCCAAGTGCTTTGCAGGCCTCCTCAACAAGCACCCCGCAG GGCAGCAGTTAGATGAATTCCTACAGCTAGCTGTGGACAAAGTGGAGGCTGGCCTGGGCTCTGGACCTTGTCGCATCCCGGCCTTTACATTGCTCCTCTGG GTAACAAAGGCCCTGGTACTCAGGTACCATCCTCTCAGCTCCCGCCTCACAGACCGA CTGATGGGGCTCCTGAGTGACCCAGAACTCGGTCCAACAGCAGCTGATGGCTTCTCCCTGCTCATGTCCGACTGCTCGGACGTGCTGACTCGCGCGGGCCATGCGGAGGTGCGGATCATGTTCCGTCAGCGGTTCTTCACGGATAACGTGCCTGCCTTGGTTCAGGGCTTCCATGCCGCTGCCCAAG ATGTGAAACCCAATTACCTGAAGGGTCTGTCTTATGTCCTTAACAGACTGCCCAAGCCGGTGCTCCTGCCAGAGCTGCCCACG CTCCTCTCCTTGCTGCTGGAGGCCCTGTCCTGCACGGACTGTGTGGTGCAGCTCTCCACCCTCAGCTGCCTCCAGCCTCTTCTTCTGGAAGCACCCCAAGTCATGAGTCTCCACGTGGACACCCTCGTCACCAAGTTCCTGAACCTCAGCTCTAGCCCATCCATG GCGGTCCGGATGGCTGCCCTGCAGTGCATGCATGCGCTCACGCGCCTTCCCGTCCCTGTG CTGCTGCCGTACAAACCACAGGTGATCCGGGCCTTAGCCAAGCCCCTGGATGACAAGAAGAGACTGGTGCGCAAAGAAGCCGTGTCAGCCAGGGGAGAGTG GTTTCTGCTGGGGAGCCCCGGCAGCTGA
- the MMS19 gene encoding MMS19 nucleotide excision repair protein homolog isoform X2, with amino-acid sequence MAAAAALEAAAPTGALWGLVQDFVTGQQEGPADQVAADVKAGSYTVLHVVEALGSSLENPEPRTRARGIQLLSQVLLHCHSLLLEKEVVHLVMFYENRLKDHHLVIPPVLQGLRALSLCVALPPGLAVSVLKAIFQEVHVQSLPQVDRHTIYSIITNFMQTREEELKGLGADFTFGFIQVMDGEKDPRNLLVAFFIAHDLISKDYSLGPFVEELFEVTSCYFPIDFTPPPNDPHGIQREDLILSLRAVLASTPRFAEFLLPLLIEKVDSEMLSAKLDSLQTLSACCAVCGQEELKDFLPSLWASVRREVFQTASERVEAEGLAALHSLTACLSRSVLRADAEDHLDSFLRSILQDCRHHLCEPDMKLVWPSAKLLQAAAGASARACEHITSNVLPLLLEQFHRHGQSSQRRTILEMMLGFLKLQQKWGSEDKEERPLSGFKDQLCSLVFMTLTDPSTQLQLVGIRTLTVLGAQPDLLSSEDLELAVGHLYRLSFLEEESQSWVAAMEASGSLATLYPVAFSRHLVPKLAKELSAEESDLTRGEEPSKCPRHLLCLQALSAVSTHPSLLEETLPLLLQHLWQMNKGNRAARSSDVIAVCQSLQQVAEKCQQDPKSCWYFHQTAVPCLLALAVQASMPEGPPSVLRKVLLEEEVLAAMVSVISTATTHLSPDVASQSAARIVPLFLDGDTSFLPENSFPCRFQPFQDGPSGQRRLVALLMAFVCSLPRNVEVPQLNQLMRELLQLSCSHSCPFSSTAAAKCFAGLLNKHPAGQQLDEFLQLAVDKVEAGLGSGPCRIPAFTLLLWVTKALVLRYHPLSSRLTDRLMGLLSDPELGPTAADGFSLLMSDCSDVLTRAGHAEVRIMFRQRFFTDNVPALVQGFHAAAQDVKPNYLKGLSYVLNRLPKPVLLPELPTLLSLLLEALSCTDCVVQLSTLSCLQPLLLEAPQVMSLHVDTLVTKFLNLSSSPSMAVRMAALQCMHALTRLPVPVLLPYKPQVIRALAKPLDDKKRLVRKEAVSARGEWFLLGSPGS; translated from the exons GTCCTCCCTAGAAAATCCAGAACCGCGAACTCGGGCCCGAGGAATCCAGCTGCTGTCGCAGGTGCTGCTCCACTGTCACTCCTTGCTCCTGGAAAAGGAAG TGGTGCACCTGGTCATGTTCTATGAGAACCGGCTGAAGGACCACCATCTCGTGATCccgcctgtcctgcagggcctgaGGGCACTG agcctgtgtgtggccCTGCCTCCAGGGCTGGCCGTCTCTGTGCTTAAAGCCATCTTCCAGGAGGTGCACGTACAG tcCCTGCCACAGGTGGACCGACATACCATCTACAGTATCATCACCAACTTCATGCAGACCCGGGAGGAAG AGCTGAAGGGTCTAGGAGCTGACTTCACCTTTGGCTTCATCCAGGTGATGGATGGGGAAAAGGACCCCCGTAATCTTCTGGTGGCCTTCTTCATCGCCCATGACCTCATCTCCAAAGACTATAGCCTCG GGCCCTTCGTGGAAGAGTTGTTTGAAGTGACATCCTGTTATTTTCCTATTGATTTTACGCCT CCCCCTAACGATCCCCATGGCATCCAGAGGGAAGACCTGATCCTGAGTCTTCGGGCTGTGCTGGCTTCAACACCCCGGTTTGCAGAG TTCCTGCTGCCCCTTCTGATCGAGAAAGTGGATTCCGAGATGCTGAGTGCCAAGCTTGATTCTCTGCAGACGCTA AGTGCTTGCTGTGCCGTGTGTGGACAGGAGGAGCTGAAGGACTTCCTCCccagcctgtgggcttctgtgCGCAGAGAG gtgttCCAGACAGCCAGTGAGCGGGTGGAGGCAGAGGGCCTGGCAGCCCTCCACTCCCTGACTGCATGTCTGTCCCGCTCTGTGCTGAGGGCTGATGCTGAGGACCACCTTGACTCCTTCCTCAGGAGCATCCTACAGG ACTGCAGGCACCATCTCTGTGAACCCGACATGAAGCTGGTATGGCCTAGCGCCAAGCTGTTGCAGGCAGCCGCTGGGGCGTCTGCCCGGGcctgtgagcacatcaccagcAACGTCCTGCCTTTGCTGCTGGAGCAGTTCCACAGGCACGGTCAG AGCAGCCAGCGGCGGACAATCCTTGAAATGATGCTGGGGTTTTTGAAGCTGCAGCAGAAATGGGGCTCTGAGGATAAAG aggaaaggcctctGAGTGGCTTCAAGGATCAGCTGTGCTCACTGGTGTTCATGACCCTGACAGACCCcagcacccagcttcagcttgTTGGCATCCGTACACTCACAGTCCTGGGTGCCCAACCAG ATCTCCTGTCTTCTGAGGACTTGGAGCTGGCAGTGGGCCACCTGTACAGGCTGAGTTTCCTGGAGGAGGAGTCCCAGAGTTG GGTGGCAGCAATGGAAGCATCAGGAAGCCTAGCCACTCTCTACCCTGTGGCCTTCAGCCGCCATCTAGTGCCCAAGCTTGCCAAGGAGCTGAGTGCCG AGGAGTCAGATTTGACTAGAGGTGAAGAGCCCTCCAAATGCCCACGGCATCTGCTCTGTCTGCAAGCTCTGTCTGCTGTATCAACACATCCCAGCCTGCTCGAGGAGACCCTCCCACTGCTGCTCCAGCATCTCTGGCAGATGAACAAAG GCAACCGGGCTGCGCGATCCAGTGACGTTATTGCTGTCTGTCAAAGCCTACAGCAGGTGGCCGAAAAATGCCAGCAGGACCCCAAGAGCTGCTGGTATTTCCATCAGACGGCTGTCCCTTGCCTGCTTGCCCTGGCGGTGCAGGCATCCATGCCAG AGGGGCCGCCGTCGGTGCTCAGGAAAGTGCTGTTGGAGGAGGAGGTCCTGGCTGCCATGGTGTCTGTCATTAGCACAGCCACCACCCACCTGAGCCCTGA CGTAGCCTCCCAGAGTGCAGCGCGCATCGTACCCCTCTTCCTGGACGGCGACACCTCCTTCCTGCCAGAAAacagcttcccttgcagattccaGCCATTCCAG gATGGCCCCTCAGGGCAGAGGCGGCTGGTGGCCCTGCTCATGGCATTCGTCTGCTCCCTGCCGAGAAAT GTGGAAGTCCCTCAGCTGAACCAACTCATGCGGGAGCTTCTCCAGCTGAGCTGCAGCCACAGTTGCCCCTTCTCCTCCACTGCTGCTGCCAAGTGCTTTGCAGGCCTCCTCAACAAGCACCCCGCAG GGCAGCAGTTAGATGAATTCCTACAGCTAGCTGTGGACAAAGTGGAGGCTGGCCTGGGCTCTGGACCTTGTCGCATCCCGGCCTTTACATTGCTCCTCTGG GTAACAAAGGCCCTGGTACTCAGGTACCATCCTCTCAGCTCCCGCCTCACAGACCGA CTGATGGGGCTCCTGAGTGACCCAGAACTCGGTCCAACAGCAGCTGATGGCTTCTCCCTGCTCATGTCCGACTGCTCGGACGTGCTGACTCGCGCGGGCCATGCGGAGGTGCGGATCATGTTCCGTCAGCGGTTCTTCACGGATAACGTGCCTGCCTTGGTTCAGGGCTTCCATGCCGCTGCCCAAG ATGTGAAACCCAATTACCTGAAGGGTCTGTCTTATGTCCTTAACAGACTGCCCAAGCCGGTGCTCCTGCCAGAGCTGCCCACG CTCCTCTCCTTGCTGCTGGAGGCCCTGTCCTGCACGGACTGTGTGGTGCAGCTCTCCACCCTCAGCTGCCTCCAGCCTCTTCTTCTGGAAGCACCCCAAGTCATGAGTCTCCACGTGGACACCCTCGTCACCAAGTTCCTGAACCTCAGCTCTAGCCCATCCATG GCGGTCCGGATGGCTGCCCTGCAGTGCATGCATGCGCTCACGCGCCTTCCCGTCCCTGTG CTGCTGCCGTACAAACCACAGGTGATCCGGGCCTTAGCCAAGCCCCTGGATGACAAGAAGAGACTGGTGCGCAAAGAAGCCGTGTCAGCCAGGGGAGAGTG GTTTCTGCTGGGGAGCCCCGGCAGCTGA
- the MMS19 gene encoding MMS19 nucleotide excision repair protein homolog isoform X3 — translation MDGEKDPRNLLVAFFIAHDLISKDYSLGPFVEELFEVTSCYFPIDFTPPPNDPHGIQREDLILSLRAVLASTPRFAEFLLPLLIEKVDSEMLSAKLDSLQTLSACCAVCGQEELKDFLPSLWASVRREVFQTASERVEAEGLAALHSLTACLSRSVLRADAEDHLDSFLRSILQDCRHHLCEPDMKLVWPSAKLLQAAAGASARACEHITSNVLPLLLEQFHRHGQSSQRRTILEMMLGFLKLQQKWGSEDKEERPLSGFKDQLCSLVFMTLTDPSTQLQLVGIRTLTVLGAQPDLLSSEDLELAVGHLYRLSFLEEESQSCRVAAMEASGSLATLYPVAFSRHLVPKLAKELSAEESDLTRGEEPSKCPRHLLCLQALSAVSTHPSLLEETLPLLLQHLWQMNKGNRAARSSDVIAVCQSLQQVAEKCQQDPKSCWYFHQTAVPCLLALAVQASMPEGPPSVLRKVLLEEEVLAAMVSVISTATTHLSPDVASQSAARIVPLFLDGDTSFLPENSFPCRFQPFQDGPSGQRRLVALLMAFVCSLPRNVEVPQLNQLMRELLQLSCSHSCPFSSTAAAKCFAGLLNKHPAGQQLDEFLQLAVDKVEAGLGSGPCRIPAFTLLLWVTKALVLRYHPLSSRLTDRLMGLLSDPELGPTAADGFSLLMSDCSDVLTRAGHAEVRIMFRQRFFTDNVPALVQGFHAAAQDVKPNYLKGLSYVLNRLPKPVLLPELPTLLSLLLEALSCTDCVVQLSTLSCLQPLLLEAPQVMSLHVDTLVTKFLNLSSSPSMAVRMAALQCMHALTRLPVPVLLPYKPQVIRALAKPLDDKKRLVRKEAVSARGEWFLLGSPGS, via the exons ATGGATGGGGAAAAGGACCCCCGTAATCTTCTGGTGGCCTTCTTCATCGCCCATGACCTCATCTCCAAAGACTATAGCCTCG GGCCCTTCGTGGAAGAGTTGTTTGAAGTGACATCCTGTTATTTTCCTATTGATTTTACGCCT CCCCCTAACGATCCCCATGGCATCCAGAGGGAAGACCTGATCCTGAGTCTTCGGGCTGTGCTGGCTTCAACACCCCGGTTTGCAGAG TTCCTGCTGCCCCTTCTGATCGAGAAAGTGGATTCCGAGATGCTGAGTGCCAAGCTTGATTCTCTGCAGACGCTA AGTGCTTGCTGTGCCGTGTGTGGACAGGAGGAGCTGAAGGACTTCCTCCccagcctgtgggcttctgtgCGCAGAGAG gtgttCCAGACAGCCAGTGAGCGGGTGGAGGCAGAGGGCCTGGCAGCCCTCCACTCCCTGACTGCATGTCTGTCCCGCTCTGTGCTGAGGGCTGATGCTGAGGACCACCTTGACTCCTTCCTCAGGAGCATCCTACAGG ACTGCAGGCACCATCTCTGTGAACCCGACATGAAGCTGGTATGGCCTAGCGCCAAGCTGTTGCAGGCAGCCGCTGGGGCGTCTGCCCGGGcctgtgagcacatcaccagcAACGTCCTGCCTTTGCTGCTGGAGCAGTTCCACAGGCACGGTCAG AGCAGCCAGCGGCGGACAATCCTTGAAATGATGCTGGGGTTTTTGAAGCTGCAGCAGAAATGGGGCTCTGAGGATAAAG aggaaaggcctctGAGTGGCTTCAAGGATCAGCTGTGCTCACTGGTGTTCATGACCCTGACAGACCCcagcacccagcttcagcttgTTGGCATCCGTACACTCACAGTCCTGGGTGCCCAACCAG ATCTCCTGTCTTCTGAGGACTTGGAGCTGGCAGTGGGCCACCTGTACAGGCTGAGTTTCCTGGAGGAGGAGTCCCAGAGTTG cAGGGTGGCAGCAATGGAAGCATCAGGAAGCCTAGCCACTCTCTACCCTGTGGCCTTCAGCCGCCATCTAGTGCCCAAGCTTGCCAAGGAGCTGAGTGCCG AGGAGTCAGATTTGACTAGAGGTGAAGAGCCCTCCAAATGCCCACGGCATCTGCTCTGTCTGCAAGCTCTGTCTGCTGTATCAACACATCCCAGCCTGCTCGAGGAGACCCTCCCACTGCTGCTCCAGCATCTCTGGCAGATGAACAAAG GCAACCGGGCTGCGCGATCCAGTGACGTTATTGCTGTCTGTCAAAGCCTACAGCAGGTGGCCGAAAAATGCCAGCAGGACCCCAAGAGCTGCTGGTATTTCCATCAGACGGCTGTCCCTTGCCTGCTTGCCCTGGCGGTGCAGGCATCCATGCCAG AGGGGCCGCCGTCGGTGCTCAGGAAAGTGCTGTTGGAGGAGGAGGTCCTGGCTGCCATGGTGTCTGTCATTAGCACAGCCACCACCCACCTGAGCCCTGA CGTAGCCTCCCAGAGTGCAGCGCGCATCGTACCCCTCTTCCTGGACGGCGACACCTCCTTCCTGCCAGAAAacagcttcccttgcagattccaGCCATTCCAG gATGGCCCCTCAGGGCAGAGGCGGCTGGTGGCCCTGCTCATGGCATTCGTCTGCTCCCTGCCGAGAAAT GTGGAAGTCCCTCAGCTGAACCAACTCATGCGGGAGCTTCTCCAGCTGAGCTGCAGCCACAGTTGCCCCTTCTCCTCCACTGCTGCTGCCAAGTGCTTTGCAGGCCTCCTCAACAAGCACCCCGCAG GGCAGCAGTTAGATGAATTCCTACAGCTAGCTGTGGACAAAGTGGAGGCTGGCCTGGGCTCTGGACCTTGTCGCATCCCGGCCTTTACATTGCTCCTCTGG GTAACAAAGGCCCTGGTACTCAGGTACCATCCTCTCAGCTCCCGCCTCACAGACCGA CTGATGGGGCTCCTGAGTGACCCAGAACTCGGTCCAACAGCAGCTGATGGCTTCTCCCTGCTCATGTCCGACTGCTCGGACGTGCTGACTCGCGCGGGCCATGCGGAGGTGCGGATCATGTTCCGTCAGCGGTTCTTCACGGATAACGTGCCTGCCTTGGTTCAGGGCTTCCATGCCGCTGCCCAAG ATGTGAAACCCAATTACCTGAAGGGTCTGTCTTATGTCCTTAACAGACTGCCCAAGCCGGTGCTCCTGCCAGAGCTGCCCACG CTCCTCTCCTTGCTGCTGGAGGCCCTGTCCTGCACGGACTGTGTGGTGCAGCTCTCCACCCTCAGCTGCCTCCAGCCTCTTCTTCTGGAAGCACCCCAAGTCATGAGTCTCCACGTGGACACCCTCGTCACCAAGTTCCTGAACCTCAGCTCTAGCCCATCCATG GCGGTCCGGATGGCTGCCCTGCAGTGCATGCATGCGCTCACGCGCCTTCCCGTCCCTGTG CTGCTGCCGTACAAACCACAGGTGATCCGGGCCTTAGCCAAGCCCCTGGATGACAAGAAGAGACTGGTGCGCAAAGAAGCCGTGTCAGCCAGGGGAGAGTG GTTTCTGCTGGGGAGCCCCGGCAGCTGA